From one Pseudomonas sp. B21-048 genomic stretch:
- a CDS encoding amino acid permease, producing the protein MQQPTKGLKRGLSARHIRFMALGSAIGTGLFYGSASAIQMAGPAVLLAYLIGGAAVFMVMRALGEMAVHNPVAGSFGHYASTYLGPMAGFILGWTYAFEMVIVGMADVTAFGIYMGFWFPEVARWIWVLGIVSVVGGLNLCNVKVFGEMEFWLSLLKVAAIVAMILGGFGIMLFGISTAPGAQATDISNLWSHGGFMPNGVGGLIASFAVVMFAFGGIEIIGVTAGEAKDPQHVLPRAINAVPLRILLFYVLTMFVLMSIFPWQQIGSQGSPFVQIFDNLGISSAATILNIVVISAAVSAINSDIFGAGRMMYGLAQQGHAPKGFARLSVNGVPWMTVVVMSAALLLGVLLNYLIPENVFLLIASIATFATVWVWLMILFTQVAMRRSMNAEQVAQLKFPVPFWPYAPMAAIALMLFIFGVLGYFPDTQAALIVGVVWIVLLVLAYLTWVKPAAGKAVPVEREPSFSHR; encoded by the coding sequence ATGCAACAGCCAACAAAAGGTTTGAAACGCGGGCTCTCTGCCCGACATATTCGCTTCATGGCGCTGGGGTCGGCGATCGGCACCGGGCTGTTCTACGGTTCTGCCTCGGCCATTCAAATGGCCGGGCCTGCGGTATTGCTCGCTTATCTGATCGGTGGCGCGGCGGTGTTCATGGTTATGCGCGCCCTCGGCGAGATGGCGGTACACAACCCGGTGGCCGGCTCTTTCGGCCATTACGCCAGCACCTATCTGGGGCCGATGGCAGGCTTCATCCTCGGTTGGACCTATGCGTTCGAAATGGTCATCGTCGGTATGGCCGACGTCACCGCGTTCGGTATTTACATGGGCTTCTGGTTTCCGGAAGTCGCTCGCTGGATCTGGGTACTCGGCATCGTTTCGGTGGTCGGCGGCTTGAACCTGTGCAACGTCAAAGTCTTCGGTGAAATGGAGTTCTGGTTGTCGCTGCTCAAGGTCGCGGCCATCGTTGCGATGATCCTGGGTGGCTTCGGCATCATGCTGTTCGGTATCAGCACCGCGCCCGGCGCCCAGGCGACCGACATCAGCAACCTCTGGAGCCATGGCGGCTTTATGCCCAACGGCGTAGGTGGCCTGATCGCTTCGTTTGCCGTGGTGATGTTTGCGTTTGGCGGCATTGAAATCATCGGCGTAACGGCGGGTGAAGCCAAAGACCCGCAGCACGTGCTGCCCCGGGCGATCAATGCCGTACCGTTGCGTATCCTGCTGTTCTACGTGCTGACGATGTTTGTGCTGATGTCGATCTTTCCTTGGCAGCAGATTGGCAGCCAGGGCAGTCCATTCGTGCAGATTTTCGACAACCTCGGGATCAGTTCGGCGGCGACCATCCTCAATATTGTGGTGATCTCGGCGGCGGTGTCGGCCATCAACAGTGACATCTTCGGCGCGGGCCGGATGATGTACGGTCTGGCCCAGCAAGGGCATGCGCCCAAGGGCTTCGCCCGCCTGTCGGTCAATGGCGTGCCATGGATGACCGTGGTGGTGATGAGTGCCGCGCTGCTGCTGGGCGTGCTGCTGAACTACCTGATTCCGGAAAACGTGTTTCTGTTGATCGCCTCCATCGCAACCTTTGCCACGGTGTGGGTCTGGCTGATGATTCTGTTCACCCAGGTGGCGATGCGTCGTTCCATGAACGCCGAGCAGGTCGCACAACTGAAATTCCCGGTGCCGTTCTGGCCTTATGCGCCGATGGCGGCGATTGCTTTAATGCTGTTCATTTTCGGCGTGCTGGGCTATTTCCCGGATACCCAGGCGGCTCTGATCGTCGGCGTGGTCTGGATTGTATTGCTGGTGCTGGCGTACCTGACGTGGGTGAAACCGGCGGCAGGGAAGGCAGTACCGGTGGAGCGGGAACCTTCTTTTTCTCATCGATAA
- the hutI gene encoding imidazolonepropionase, whose protein sequence is MKTLWQHCHVATMAQGVYSIIEDAAIVTSGAHIEWIGPRAELPSGEYPAVNDLKGAWVTPGLIDCHTHTVFGGNRSGEFEQRLQGVSYAEIAAAGGGIASTVRATRAATEDELFASAAKRLKSLMRDGVTTVEMKSGYGLDLASERKILRVIRRLGAELPVSVRSTCLAAHALPPEYADRADAYIDHICSEMLPALAAEGLVDAVDAFCEYLAFSPEQVERVFVAAQNLGLSVKLHAEQLSSLHGSSLAARYHALSADHLEFMTEDDAIAMAKSGTVAVLLPGAFYFLRETQLPPMEALRKHGVKIAIASDLNPGTSPALSLRLMLNMACTCFRMTPEEALAGATIHAATALGMAETHGSLEAGKVADFVAWQIDRPADLSYWLGGDLEKRVVRHGVETSV, encoded by the coding sequence ATGAAAACTCTCTGGCAACACTGCCACGTCGCAACCATGGCGCAAGGCGTCTACTCGATCATCGAGGATGCGGCCATCGTGACGTCAGGTGCGCACATTGAGTGGATCGGCCCACGCGCTGAACTGCCGTCGGGCGAGTACCCGGCAGTCAATGATCTTAAAGGGGCCTGGGTGACTCCGGGCCTGATCGACTGCCACACTCACACGGTGTTCGGTGGTAACCGCAGCGGTGAATTCGAGCAACGTCTGCAAGGCGTCAGCTACGCGGAAATCGCAGCGGCCGGTGGTGGCATCGCCAGCACCGTGCGCGCTACTCGCGCGGCAACTGAAGACGAGCTGTTCGCCAGCGCCGCCAAGCGCCTGAAGAGCCTGATGCGCGACGGCGTGACCACGGTCGAGATGAAGTCCGGCTACGGCCTGGACCTGGCCAGCGAACGCAAGATCCTGCGGGTCATCCGTCGTCTTGGCGCCGAGCTGCCAGTCAGCGTGCGCAGCACTTGCCTTGCCGCCCATGCCTTGCCTCCGGAATACGCGGACCGCGCCGACGCTTACATCGATCACATCTGCAGCGAAATGCTCCCGGCCCTGGCGGCCGAAGGGTTGGTGGATGCGGTGGACGCTTTCTGCGAATACCTGGCGTTTTCGCCGGAGCAGGTCGAGCGGGTTTTCGTTGCCGCGCAGAACCTCGGTTTGTCGGTGAAGCTGCACGCCGAACAATTGTCGTCGCTGCACGGTTCGAGCCTGGCGGCGCGTTATCACGCACTGTCCGCTGATCATCTGGAATTCATGACCGAAGACGACGCCATCGCCATGGCCAAGTCCGGCACCGTCGCGGTATTGCTGCCCGGCGCGTTCTACTTCCTGCGGGAAACCCAATTACCGCCGATGGAAGCCCTGCGCAAACACGGCGTAAAAATCGCCATCGCCAGCGATCTCAACCCGGGCACTTCGCCGGCGCTGTCGTTGCGCTTGATGTTGAACATGGCCTGCACCTGTTTCCGCATGACCCCGGAAGAGGCCCTGGCGGGCGCAACGATTCATGCCGCCACCGCGCTGGGCATGGCCGAGACTCACGGTTCGCTGGAAGCCGGCAAAGTCGCAGACTTCGTCGCCTGGCAGATTGATCGACCGGCCGACCTGTCGTACTGGCTGGGCGGCGACCTGGAAAAACGCGTCGTGCGTCACGGCGTCGAAACAAGCGTTTAG